One genomic window of Corallococcus caeni includes the following:
- a CDS encoding thioesterase II family protein has translation MASASSPVLDRWFPSRKPLPEPRLRLFCLPFAGGSAAIYTPWSMALPTGVELCAVQLPGRERRLMEPALKSLPELLDVLMPALTPLMDRPFALFGYSMGARIGLEVARTLKRQGGPKPLGFIAAAAPPPSHNEREPIHTLDDKGFIEKLREYDGTPEEVLQHKELLELILPTLRADFGLAWSENGKDPAPLDIPLSVYAGKGDKHVGLDLMEHWRAESTADVRIRHFDGGHFFIRSHGPQVLAAVREDLTRWMTAAT, from the coding sequence ATGGCAAGCGCCTCCTCTCCCGTCCTCGATCGCTGGTTCCCGTCCCGCAAGCCGCTTCCGGAGCCGCGCTTGCGCCTGTTCTGTCTGCCGTTCGCCGGCGGCAGCGCGGCCATCTACACGCCCTGGAGCATGGCGCTGCCCACGGGGGTGGAGCTGTGCGCGGTGCAGCTGCCCGGGCGCGAGCGGCGCCTGATGGAGCCCGCGCTCAAGTCCCTGCCGGAGCTGCTGGACGTGCTGATGCCGGCGCTGACGCCGCTGATGGACCGGCCCTTCGCCCTGTTCGGCTACAGCATGGGGGCGCGCATCGGCCTGGAGGTGGCCCGCACGCTGAAGCGCCAGGGCGGCCCGAAGCCGCTGGGCTTCATCGCGGCGGCGGCGCCTCCGCCGTCGCACAACGAGCGGGAGCCCATCCACACGCTGGATGACAAGGGCTTCATCGAGAAGCTGCGCGAGTACGACGGCACGCCGGAGGAGGTCCTCCAGCACAAGGAGCTGCTGGAGCTCATCCTCCCCACGCTGCGCGCGGACTTCGGGCTGGCCTGGTCGGAGAACGGCAAGGACCCAGCCCCGCTGGACATCCCGCTGTCCGTGTACGCGGGCAAGGGGGACAAGCACGTGGGGCTGGACCTGATGGAGCACTGGCGCGCGGAGTCCACGGCCGACGTGCGCATCCGGCACTTCGACGGCGGCCACTTCTTCATCCGCTCGCACGGGCCGCAGGTGCTGGCGGCCGTGCGCGAGGACCTGACGCGCTGGATGACGGCCGCGACGTAG
- the cysD gene encoding sulfate adenylyltransferase subunit CysD — translation MSYELSHLEALEAESIFIIREVAAELDRPVLLFSGGKDSAVMLHLAVKAFWPAPLPFPLMHVDTGHNFPEVIQYRDERVAELGARLIVASVQEAIDAGKVTEEKGPRASRNRLQTQPLLEAIEKNGFNAVFGGARRDEEKARAKERVYSFRDEFGQWDPKNQRPELWALYNGRHRRGEHLRVFPLSNWTELDIWQYIGRENVALPSIYYTHRREVFRRDGMLMAWSPFMSMMPGETVTTETVRFRTVGDMTCTACVPSTASTVEEVITEVTASRVTERGASRADDKFSETAMEDRKREGYF, via the coding sequence GTGAGCTACGAGCTTTCACATCTTGAGGCGCTGGAAGCCGAGTCCATCTTCATCATCCGGGAAGTCGCGGCGGAGCTGGATCGGCCGGTACTGCTCTTCTCGGGTGGCAAGGACTCCGCGGTGATGTTGCACCTGGCGGTCAAGGCCTTCTGGCCCGCGCCGCTGCCGTTTCCGCTGATGCACGTGGACACGGGGCACAACTTCCCGGAGGTCATCCAGTATCGCGACGAACGGGTGGCGGAGCTGGGGGCGCGGCTCATCGTCGCGTCCGTGCAGGAGGCCATCGACGCGGGGAAGGTGACGGAGGAGAAGGGTCCTCGCGCGTCCCGCAACCGCCTGCAGACGCAGCCCTTGCTGGAGGCCATCGAGAAGAACGGCTTCAACGCCGTCTTCGGCGGTGCCCGGCGCGACGAGGAGAAGGCCCGCGCGAAGGAGCGCGTGTATTCCTTCCGCGACGAGTTCGGCCAGTGGGACCCGAAGAACCAGCGGCCGGAGCTGTGGGCGCTCTACAACGGCCGCCACCGCCGGGGTGAGCACCTGCGCGTGTTCCCCTTGTCCAACTGGACCGAGCTGGACATCTGGCAGTACATCGGCCGGGAGAACGTGGCGCTGCCGTCCATCTACTACACGCACCGGCGCGAGGTGTTCCGCCGGGACGGGATGCTGATGGCCTGGTCGCCCTTCATGTCCATGATGCCCGGCGAGACGGTGACGACGGAGACGGTGCGCTTTCGCACCGTGGGCGACATGACGTGCACCGCGTGCGTGCCGTCCACCGCGTCCACCGTGGAGGAGGTCATCACGGAGGTGACGGCCTCCCGCGTGACGGAGCGTGGCGCCAGCCGCGCGGACGACAAGTTCTCTGAGACGGCGATGGAAGACCGCAAGCGCGAGGGATACTTCTAG
- a CDS encoding sulfate adenylyltransferase subunit 1 has protein sequence MELLRFATAGSVDDGKSTLIGRLLYDTKSILEDQLAAVERTSHARGDEYVNLALLLDGLKAEREQGITIDVAYRYFSTVKRKFIIADTPGHLQYTRNMVTGASTADLALILVDARKGVLEQTRRHAFIASLLRVPHLVLCVNKMDLVDYDQGVFDRIREEFRQFSMKLDVTDLSFIPISALGGDNVVTRSEKMPWYQGPTLLHHLENVHIASDRDLIHLRFPVQGVIRPASAKKFHDYRAYSGQLLGGVMRPGDEVMVMPSGFTTRIKSLELAGKPMTEAFPPMSVNVSLEEELDISRGDMLCRPGNPPTASQDIDAMVCWLSDTTQLNSGSRLAIKHTTRMARAMVKQLHYRLDVNTLHRDDQSPGLKLNEVGRVTLRTTVPLFFDEYRRNRSTGSFILIDEGTNATVGAGMINGPAVDR, from the coding sequence GTGGAACTGCTGAGATTCGCGACCGCGGGCTCCGTGGATGACGGCAAGAGCACCCTCATCGGGCGGCTGTTGTACGACACGAAGTCCATCCTCGAGGACCAGCTCGCCGCGGTGGAGCGCACGAGCCACGCCCGGGGCGACGAGTACGTCAACCTGGCGCTGCTGCTGGACGGCCTGAAGGCCGAGCGCGAGCAGGGAATCACCATCGACGTGGCGTACCGCTACTTCTCCACGGTGAAGCGCAAGTTCATCATCGCGGACACGCCCGGACACCTGCAGTACACGCGCAACATGGTGACGGGCGCGTCCACGGCGGACCTGGCGCTCATCCTGGTGGACGCGCGCAAGGGCGTGCTGGAGCAGACGCGCCGCCACGCGTTCATCGCGTCGCTGCTGCGGGTGCCGCACCTGGTGCTATGCGTGAACAAGATGGACCTGGTGGACTACGACCAGGGCGTCTTCGACCGCATCCGGGAGGAGTTCCGCCAGTTCTCCATGAAGCTGGACGTGACGGACCTGTCGTTCATCCCCATCTCCGCGCTGGGCGGGGACAACGTGGTGACGCGCTCGGAGAAGATGCCCTGGTACCAGGGCCCCACGCTCCTGCACCACCTGGAGAACGTGCACATCGCGTCCGACCGCGACCTCATCCACCTGCGCTTCCCCGTGCAGGGGGTCATCCGGCCGGCGTCCGCGAAGAAGTTCCACGACTACCGCGCGTACTCCGGGCAGCTTCTGGGCGGCGTGATGCGCCCGGGCGACGAGGTGATGGTGATGCCGTCCGGCTTCACCACGCGCATCAAGTCGCTGGAGCTCGCAGGCAAGCCGATGACGGAGGCGTTCCCGCCCATGTCGGTGAACGTGTCGCTGGAGGAGGAGCTGGACATCAGCCGCGGCGACATGCTGTGCCGGCCGGGCAACCCACCCACCGCGAGCCAGGACATCGACGCGATGGTGTGCTGGCTGTCGGACACGACGCAGCTCAACAGCGGCTCGCGGCTGGCCATCAAGCACACCACGCGCATGGCGCGCGCCATGGTGAAGCAGCTGCACTACCGGCTGGACGTCAACACGCTGCACCGTGACGACCAGAGCCCGGGCCTCAAGCTCAACGAGGTGGGCCGGGTGACGCTGCGCACGACGGTGCCGCTCTTCTTCGACGAGTACCGGCGCAACCGCAGCACCGGCAGCTTCATCCTCATCGACGAAGGCACCAACGCCACCGTGGGCGCGGGGATGATCAACGGCCCCGCCGTGGACAGGTAG
- the cysC gene encoding adenylyl-sulfate kinase: MQQRPGFILWFTGMSGAGKSTLSAAVARQLSPVQRVELLDGDEVRTYLSRGLGFSRADREENVRRIGYVARVLAKHEVGVITAAISPYKSSRDEVRALATQAGIPFLEVYVQASLDALIARDVKGLYKKALAGEIPHFTGVSDPYEPPESPEITVRSDAETVEAGLERILDTLRDRGLLAPAASAA, encoded by the coding sequence ATGCAACAGCGTCCGGGCTTCATCCTCTGGTTCACTGGCATGTCCGGCGCGGGCAAGAGCACGCTGTCCGCCGCGGTGGCGCGGCAGCTCTCGCCCGTGCAGCGCGTGGAGCTGCTCGACGGGGACGAGGTGCGCACGTACCTCTCCCGCGGCCTGGGCTTCAGCCGCGCGGACCGCGAGGAGAACGTCCGGCGCATCGGCTACGTGGCGCGCGTGCTGGCGAAGCACGAGGTGGGCGTCATCACCGCGGCCATCTCGCCGTACAAGAGCTCCCGGGACGAGGTGCGCGCCCTGGCCACCCAGGCCGGCATCCCGTTCCTGGAGGTCTACGTCCAGGCCAGCCTGGACGCGCTCATCGCCCGCGACGTGAAGGGGCTCTACAAGAAGGCCCTGGCCGGGGAGATCCCTCACTTCACCGGCGTGTCGGACCCGTACGAGCCGCCCGAGTCCCCTGAAATCACCGTCCGCTCCGACGCGGAGACGGTGGAGGCGGGCCTGGAGCGCATCCTCGACACGCTGCGGGACCGGGGGCTGCTGGCCCCCGCCGCGAGCGCCGCCTAG